The Rhinolophus sinicus isolate RSC01 linkage group LG09, ASM3656204v1, whole genome shotgun sequence genome includes a window with the following:
- the PMPCB gene encoding mitochondrial-processing peptidase subunit beta yields MRIIWGRPLRAMPRSTSAWRSVIAIMATRRCPFSPLGPGHDPGSTSSTQCPAEMAVAAAARAVLLPAARRRLWGFTERFLVRGAAGRSSYFGGNRLRSTQAATQVVLNVPETRVTRLENGLRVASEDSGLSTCTVGLWIDAGSRYENEKNNGTAHFLEHMAFKGTKKRSQLDLELEIENMGAHLNAYTSREQTVYYAKAFSKDLPRAVEILADIIQNSTLGEAEIERERGVILREMQEVETNLQEVVFDYLHATAYQNTALGRTILGPTENIKSINRKDLVDYITTHYKGPRIVLAAAGGVSHDELLELAKFHFGNSLSTHKGEMPALPPCKFTGSEIRVRDDKMPLAHLAIAVEAVGWAHPDTICLMVANTLIGNWDRSFGGGMNLSSKLAQLACHGNLCHSFQSFNTSYTDTGLWGIYMVCEPATIADMLHVVQKEWVRLCTTVTESEVARAKNLLKTNMLLQLDGSTPICEDIGRQMLCYNRRIPIPELEARIDAVNAETVREVCTKYIYDKSPAIAAVGPIEQLPDFNQIRRSMCWLRD; encoded by the exons ATGCGTATTATTTGGGGTCGACCGCTCAGAGCCATGCCCAGGTCCACAAGCGCTTGGAGGAGTGTCATTGCCATCATGGCCACCAGGCGGTGTCCGTTTTCTCCTCTGGGACCAGGTCACGACCCCGGAAGCACATCCTCCACCCAGTGCCCTGCAGAgatggcggtggcggcggcggcccGAGCTGTGCTGCTGCCCGCAGCGCGTCGGCGACTCTGGGGCTTCACGGAGAGGTTCTTGGTCCGAGGCGCTGCGGGACGG tccTCATATTTTGGAGGGAACAGGTTGAGAAGTACACAAGCTGCTACCCAAGTTGTTCTGAATGTTCCTGAAACACGAGTAACTCGTCTGGAGAACGGACTCAGGGTGGCCTCTGAAGATTCTGGGCTGTCAACATGCACA GTTGGGCTCTGGATTGATGCTGGAAGTCGTtatgaaaatgagaagaataatGGAACCGCTCATTTTCTGGAGCATATGGCTTTCAAG gGCACCAAAAAGAGATCCCAGTTAGATCTGGAACTTGAAATTGAAAACATGGGTGCTCACCTCAATGCTTACACCTCCAGAGAGCAAACTGTGTATTATGCCAAAGCGTTCTCTAAAGATTTGCCAAGAG CTGTAGAAATTCTTGCTGATATAATACAAAACAGCACATTGGGAGAAGCAGAGATTGAACGTGAACGAGGAGTAATCCTTAGAGAGATGCAGGAAGTTGAAACCAATTTACAAGAAGTTGTTTTTGATTATCTTCATGCCACAGCTTATCAAAATACTGCACTTGGACGGACAATTTTGGGACCAACTGAAAATATCAA ATCCATAAATCGTAAGGACTTAGTGGATTATATAACCACACATTATAAGGGGCCAAGGATAGTCCTTGCTGCTGCTGGAG gaGTTTCCCATGATGAACTGCTTGAGTTAGCCAAGTTTCATTTTGGCAACTCTTTGTCCACACACAAAGGAGAAATGCCAGCTCTGCCTCCCTGCAAATTCACAGGAAGTGAG ATTCGAGTGAGGGACGACAAGATGCCTCTGGCACACCTTGCCATAGCTGTTGAGGCTGTTGGGTGGGCACATCCAGATACAATCTGTCTCATGGTTGCAAACACACTGATTGGCAACTGGGATCGCTCTTTTGGAGGAGGAATG aatTTATCTAGCAAGCTGGCCCAGCTCGCCTGTCATGGCAACCTCTGCCATAGCTTCCAGTCTTTCAACACTTCCTACACAGACACAGGATTATGGGGCATCTATATGGTTTGTGAACCAGCCACTATTGCAGACATGCTACATGTTGTTCAAAAAGaatg GGTACGACTCTGTACAACTGTCACTGAAAGTGAAGTCGCACGAGCCAAAAATCTTCTGAAAACAAATATGTTGTTGCAACTCGATG GTTCCACTCCAATTTGTGAAGATATTGGTAGGCAAATGTTGTGCTATAATAGAAGAATTCCCATCCCTGAGCTGGAAGCAAGGATTGAT GCTGTAAATGCTGAGACAGTTCGAGAAGTGTgtaccaaatatatatatgataagaGTCCGGCTATTGCTGCTGTTG GTCCCATTGAGCAACTACCAGATTTTAACCAGATTCGCCGTAGCATGTGCTGGCTTCGTGATTAA